The Montipora capricornis isolate CH-2021 chromosome 1, ASM3666992v2, whole genome shotgun sequence genome contains a region encoding:
- the LOC138020960 gene encoding uncharacterized protein: MLRTSHPPETRDPCCSLDTSSLGFQNLIIQCRNSSLGKGVIGKRITDFVKRLKRSTNARHPPSKCELGNVHRCKESSITRDNGLSSGDTNSCINRITGGISHSPGNCEIGNEVVKMLEDAINLHQSNNIAQAGYKLRDLFEVIQQDEQRNCMIPTKYNWEVVKCGRDSYFEENVKCSVRHGIIILDSSNGGALFYESFLNIFAVLSLEISEFQIADKLFSILINLHERSSATSRKRDLGAAFNNRGCLLMIMGCFREAVESFSVALGHFNVERNTGRHCSSIDTLVIAVKSNISRLNMMSRNFAKCIAQQENLVKECKIDTYELPIQTVFSVLHNHVALHISLGNLPEAEDELRYLSTRIREKCHFLLNFVEIQLQEVLILRGKLQKGAQIATSFELSASMSVHELLPHLNDGNRFVSIEVFEKMVDILVNCGKIKAACELLQSGLRRVKIAFGSDHFNVALLLYKEGVILKLVGDMPGSVEKLERSVNILRSIFGDQHPLLLECYMLLGEIANHVMRPDAVHVYFQRATENVEGIYQVSFLDQLSLRYIEFSKKSQKVSVRVLEQKCLNDVEEQKIEGLVAEYGQALAILLIRSNIKRTNLFRKCRTKGKPPLRLKDGKGQFPGSFSLISKKYVRDLLSTGLALARQGMMKEASVFFQRATIYSQQHHVTRGIPDAPIVQLYSIVSQKTFSEDCKWKIKAVFNSYLDEIATDIGIDRGDGCPEESAARTSNCEFDWKMLLILLIVLSLQFKMHDTTFAAYEQYSSLSLNNEEVSFSLSDKIQVYASRTSIACNGKTILQDFLFSSGMNFMNTGSGPNFPDGPLYKSVASKKFGSRQSLLASYSGCQVLDIEDLKQLEEKMRLSFQDICGAICLDGEVHATQVVVDLTPISSVEINPVPLISRQVELLPICLTDGRVSEDVSDERRNILEIFPRVCEKITNMIFVDEPTSHLMFSRIVVWLLKQFDSEKIFLQRIHHQCLTLAVTDPFKVRFRLWHEDTSIKLHVQVVSSNDENCRFERPATQCGFCSSVFEKYNATALLKDFKILGMATETTSILCCCSCSFEIQTSQSESSGESEVELSCLRNKAICSALVIEESEGPKGICNCFDTNTLECLQAISEISRQLYEDVVYEEEEDVVRIESATQDHCSNKQDQNITSSSFCNGTSSGQIERPTYSSGYVVSTENESASLIDGHRLVIPETNDGSLNDTFTTINLNEDARVVGRKLFEEGRVSRSTAISQIQDDLRKKRIPRQISLLQCKEGSSNKALEECPMSFKELPLYGAQTCNPMETVKYDQKRVLELDPSGHKNTSLVEQEKKDECTIARPFYEKGNPNESREVVLQEKQHSMSESVTQELPSQMDHRRDFLEGGYLDIVNEEIFEVRSEKNCNRNAIATEGKDFLLQSKKSDLLENAALRDRGQHDSVSQGGWDDFLDNFSSYENGSNDCSDTSKVTEEIREKSRFKQISENETHIKGRTKRDPSHRPLDYGAEVDCPRTCNVLQETPILGPENLISFLGKESKLDCRGSKSVTNFHFTDGIKSVREGAQSNETNQILVKDGDVVDGPVIFARRAITEYPELLLQIHHRKDSLEGGYLDVVNEDTFEGRSEKNCNRNASAIEGKDFHLQSRKSDLLGNATLRDRGQHDSVSQGGWDDFLDNFSSYENGSNDCSDTSKVTEEIREKSRFKQIFENETHIKGDLSLHPLDNDVDVDCPKTCSVLPETAILWPKSLNSFHGKESKLDHPGIEPVTNHVREGIKRLHEGAQSSETNQKLVEDNDVTDCQVTFTRRDLSSDLGGARPKTRTDFAAKTSDMYPVLTKETERGSIGAHPELLKRHLDTSALKLSILGYQSYNIATRDELQKGETDDRNSSSTFSSHDEKLNPFAGENGANSPCFSQNVVGHQKLLTRQDECWHFPPLPENSEDSVTSNQSQPHLLRGNEENFSLISAQLFDIPEFRSTFLAMASLTSEYIGEGIRPTNSEESAISGNGSHTMDMNQGTRNSIGHSIGSLLRHLKDVMTKNLQLWLSSCNEAKHTVPEQTQVENVGVQEHSHFQGENESNELRRDAISDHQILLLQQSEQSSENIGEGIRTPVQETPRPVCGHYQRRCLVSFPCCGKFYPCHRCHNDSNQCFENQARAINATHIRCSICYHEQEIDEGSQTCGECNSTMSEYFCAICKHFTSIEKSPFHCQKCGICRIHSDKSFHCDVCNVCLDKRLQGKHKCRPDSGHDECCICLEDAFSGCQILPCSHKVHKDCAIAMIQNGVRTCPVCRYPLFQPANNDNE; this comes from the exons ATGCTGAGGACGAGCCATCCCCCAGAGACTCGAG ATCCCTGTTGCTCTCTGGATACTTCTTCtcttggatttcaaaatttaattatcCAATGCAGAAACTCGTCCCTTGGTAAAGGAGTCATCGGGAAGCGCATAACTGACTTCGTAAAGAGGCTTAAAAGAAGCACAAATGCTCGTCATCCACCTTCAAAATGTG AGTTAGGGAATGTGCATCGCTGTAAAGAGTCCTCGATCACCAGAGATAATGGTTTATCCTCAGGTGACACCAATAGTTGTATCAATCGCATCACTGGAGGCATTTCTCATAGTCCAGGGAATTGTGAAATAGGTAATGAAGTTGTGAAAATGCTAGAAGATGCAATCAACCTCCACCAAAGTAATAACATTGCACAAGCTGGTTATAAGCTGCGAGATCTTTTTGAAGTAATACAGCAAGACGAGCAGAGAAATTGCATGATCCCTACTAAATACAATTGGGAAGTGGTTAAATGTGGAAGAGATAGCTATTTCGAAGAAAACGTCAAGTGTTCGGTGAGACACGGCATCATTATTTTGGACTCAAGCAATGGAGGGGCTCTGTTCTATGAAAGCTTTTTAAATATTTTCGCTGTACTTTCTTTAGAAATATCAGAATTCCAGATTGCCGATAAGCTTTTTTCGATTTTGATCAACTTGCATGAGAGGTCAAGTGCCACTAGTCGGAAGCGTGATTTGGGAGCCGCTTTTAACAACAGAGGTTGTCTTCTAATGATAATGGGATGCTTCAGGGAAGCAGTAGAGAGCTTTTCGGTCGCCCTGGGACACTTCAACGTTGAAAGAAACACTGGACGGCACTGTTCGTCAATAGATACCTTAGTAATTGCGGTGAAAAGCAACATCAGTCGTTTGAATATGATGTCTAGAAATTTTGCCAAATGCATTGCACAACAAGAAAACCTTGTTAAAGAATGTAAAATTGATACATATGAGCTACCTATTCAAACAGTTTTTAGTGTATTGCACAACCACGTTGCTCTGCATATAAGTCTCGGAAACTTGCCTGAAGCTGAAGATGAGCTACGGTACCTAAGCACAAGGATAAGAGAGAAGTGCCATTTCTTATTAAATTTCGTTGAAATTCAACTTCAGGAAGTATTAATTTTGCGCGGAAAGCTTCAGAAGGGCGCTCAAATTGCAACTTCGTTCGAGCTATCTGCATCAATGAGCGTGCATGAACTACTTCCACATTTAAATGATGGCAATAGATTTGTCAGCATTGAAGTATTTGAAAAGATGGTTGACATATTGGTAAACTGTGGGAAAATCAAAGCCGCATGTGAACTTTTGCAAAGTGGCTTAAGAAGAGTCAAAATTGCATTTGGATCTGATCATTTTAATGTTGCTCTCTTACTGTACAAAGAAGGCGTTATTCTTAAGCTGGTGGGAGACATGCCTGGATCAGTGGAAAAACTGGAAAGATCTGTGAATATTTTGCGAAGTATATTTGGTGATCAGCATCCTCTGCTCCTCGAATGTTACATGCTGCTGGGTGAAATAGCTAACCATGTAATGCGACCAGATGCGGTTCATGTTTACTTCCAGAGAGCGACAGAGAATGTTGAAGGCATCTACCAAGTCTCTTTTCTTGATCAACTCTCATTGAGGTATatcgaattttcaaaaaaatcgcaaaaagtTTCTGTCAGAGTGCTGGAACAAAAGTGCTTGAATGACGTGGAAGAACAAAAGATTGAAGGGCTGGTTGCTGAATATGGTCAAGCATTGGCCATATTGTTGATACGATCCAACATCAAGAGGACGAATCTGTTTCGGAAATGCAGAACAAAGGGAAAGCCACCATTGCGTCTAAAGGACGGAAAAGGGCAATTCCCAGGTTCCTTTTCCTTGATTTCGAAAAAGTACGTTCGTGATCTCCTGAGCACTGGTCTTGCCTTAGCTCGCCAAGGAATGATGAAAGAAGCTTCGgtattttttcaaagagcaacCATTTACAGCCAGCAACACCATGTAACCAGAGGCATTCCTGACGCACCTATCGTTCAGTTGTACTCTATTGTCAGCCAGAAAACCTTCAGCGAAGATTGCAAATGGAAGATCAAAGCGGTATTTAACTCTTACCTGGACGAGATTGCTACCGACATTGGTATTGACAGAGGGGACGGATGTCCTGAGGAATCGGCAGCGCGCACATCGAATTGCGAGTTCGACTGGAAAATGTTGTTGATTCTTTTAATCGTTTTGTCCTTGCAATTTAAAATGCATGATACTACCTTTGCTGCATACGAACAGTATTCTTCGCTATCCTTAAACAACGAAGAAGTTTCTTTTTCACTCAGCGATAAAATCCAAGTTTATGCATCAAGAACATCCATTGCTTGCAACGGTAAGACTATTCTGCAAGACTTCCTGTTTTCCTCGGGAATGAACTTCATGAATACCGGCTCGGGGCCCAACTTTCCTGATGGACCATTGTACAAGAGTGTTGCGTCCAAGAAGTTTGGTTCAAGACAAAGTCTCCTGGCAAGTTACAGTGGGTGCCAAGTTTTAGATATTGAAGATTTGAAGCAGTTAGAAGAGAAGATGCGGCTTTCCTTTCAAGATATTTGTGGAGCAATTTGCCTTGATGGAGAAGTCCATGCAACTCAGGTCGTCGTAGATCTAACACCCATTTCAAGTGTTGAAATCAACCCAGTTCCCCTTATCAGCCGTCAGGTCGAGCTTCTTCCTATCTGCCTGACTGATGGCAGAGTTTCAGAAGACGTATCAGATGAAAGAAGGAACATTCTTGAGATTTTCCCTCGCGTGTGCGAGAAGATTACCAACATGATCTTCGTAGATGAGCCAACGAGCCATCTCATGTTCAGCAGAATTGTTGTCTGGCTACTTAAGCAGTTTGATTCCGAGAAAATCTTCTTGCAAAGGATACATCATCAATGTCTTACCTTAGCAGTAACAGATCCATTCAAAGTAAGGTTCAGGCTGTGGCACGAAGACACGTCTATCAAGCTACACGTGCAAGTCGTAAGTTCAAACGACGAAAATTGCCGTTTTGAAAGGCCAGCAACACAATGTGGATTTTGCTCCAGTGTATTTGAGAAATACAATGCAACTGCTCTTCTAAAAGATTTCAAAATCCTCGGAATGGCAACTGAAACTACAAGTATTTTATGTTGTTGTTCATGTTCCTTTGAAATCCAAACCAGCCAAAGTGAGTCCTCTGGAGAATCTGAAGTGGAGTTAAGTTGTCTACGGAATAAAGCAATATGTTCTGCCCTCGTCATTGAAGAAAGT GAGGGTCCAAAAGGCATTTGTAACTGCTTTGACACTAACACTCTGGAGTGCTTACAGGCAATCAGTGAAATATCTCGACAGTTGTATGAAGACGTAGTGTACgaagaggaagaagacgttGTTAGGATAGAAAGTGCAACACAAGATCACTGTAGCAACAAACAAGATCAGAACATCACTTCATCCTCATTTTGCAATGGTACTTCGTCTGGTCAAATTGAACGACCCACTTATTCTTCAGGCTATGTGGTTAGCACTGAGAATGAGAGTGCATCGTTAATAGATGGTCATCGTTTGGTGATCCCAGAGACGAATGATGGTTCACTCAACGATACATTTACAACAATAAATCTGAACGAGGATGCGAGGGTTGTGGGAAGGAAGCTCTTCGAGGAAGGAAGAGTCTCAAGAAGTACTGCCATATCCCAGATACAAGACGACCTACGAAAAAAAAGGATCCCCAGGCAAATTAGCTTATTGCAATGCAAGGAAGGTTCCTCAAATAAAGCACTTGAAGAATGTCCGATGTCTTTCAAAGAACTTCCACTCTATGGTGCTCAAACATGTAACCCAATGGAAACTGTAAAATATGACCAAAAACGAGTGCTGGAATTAGACCCAAGCGGGCACAAAAATACTTCTTTGGTGGAGCAAGAAAAAAAGGACGAATGCACTATTGCCCGGCCGTTCTATGAGAAAGGGAATCCAAACGAGTCAAGAGAGGTGGTCCTACAAGAGAAGCAACATTCAATGTCAGAGAGTGTTACTCAAGAATTGCCCTCTCAGATGGACCATCGAAGAGATTTCCTTGAGGGAGGATACTTGGATATCGTCAATGAAGAGATCTTCGAGGTTAGGAGCGAGAAAAATTGTAACAGAAATGCCATTGCAACCGAAGGAAAAGATTTCCTTTTGCAATCCAAAAAATCAGATCTTCTGGAGAATGCAGCACTGAGAGATCGAGGTCAACATGACTCCGTTTCACAAGGTGGCTGGGATGATTTCTTGGACAATTTTAGCAGTTACGAAAACGGCAGTAATGATTGCAGTGACACAAGTAAAGTCACCGAGGAAATTAGGGAAAAATCAAGATTTAAACAAATTTCTGAGAACGAAACTCATATAAAGGGTCGGACAAAACGTGATCCTTCCCACCGTCCTTTAGATTATGGTGCTGAGGTTGACTGCCCAAGAACGTGCAATGTCCTTCAAGAAACTCCTATTCTGGGACCTGAAAATCTTATCAGTTTTCTGGGGAAGGAATCAAAACTCGATTGCAGAGGAAGTAAATCAGTTACAAATTTCCACTTTACAGATGGCATCAAGAGCGTTCGTGAAGGTGCACAATCTAACGAGACAAACCAAATACTGGTTAAAGATGGTGATGTAGTGGATGGTCCAGTCATTTTCGCCAGACGTGCTATTACAGAATACCCAGAGTTGCTACTTCAGATACACCATCGAAAGGATTCCCTTGAGGGAGGATACTTGGATGTCGTGAATGAAGATACATTCGAGGGTAGGAGTGAGAAAAATTGCAACAGAAATGCCAGTGCAATCGAAGGAAAAGATTTCCATTTGCAGTCGAGAAAATCAGATCTTTTGGGGAATGCAACACTCAGAGATCGAGGTCAACATGACTCCGTTTCACAAGGTGGCTGGGATGATTTCTTGGACAATTTTAGCAGTTACGAAAACGGCAGTAATGATTGCAGTGACACAAGTAAAGTCACCGAGGAAATTAGGGAAAAATCAAgatttaaacaaatttttgaaaacgaaaCTCATATAAAGGGTGATCTTTCCCTCCATCCCTTAGATAATGACGTTGATGTTGACTGCCCAAAAACGTGCAGTGTCCTTCCAGAAACTGCTATTCTGTGGCCTAAAAGTCTTAACAGTTTTCATGGGAAGGAATCAAAACTCGATCACCCTGGAATTGAACCAGTTACAAACCACGTTAGAGAGGGCATCAAGAGACTTCATGAAGGTGCACAATCTTCCGAAACAAACCAAAAGCTGGTTGAGGATAATGATGTAACGGATTGTCAAGTCACTTTCACCAGACGTGACTTGTCGTCAGACCTAGGAGGAGCAAGGCCAAAAACGAGAACAGATTTTGCGGCGAAAACTAGCGATATGTATCCAGTTTTAACCAAAGAGACTGAACGGGGGTCCATAGGCGCGCATCCTGAATTATTGAAACGTCACTTAGACACAAGCGCTTTGAAACTTAGCATACTTGGATACCAAAGTTATAATATAGCAACAAGGGACGAACTCCAAAAAGGTGAGACTGATGATAGGAACTCCTCCTCCACTTTCAGCAGTCATGATGAGAAATTGAATCCTTTTGCTGGAGAAAATGGAGCAAACTCTCCTTGTTTCTCACAGAATGTCGTTGGTCATCAGAAACTTCTTACTCGACAAGATGAATGCTGGCACTTCCCACCCCTACCAGAGAACAGTGAAGACAGCGTCACTTCAAATCAAAGCCAACCGCATCTTCTTAGAGGTAACGAGGAGAATTTTAGTCTAATATCTGCTCAATTGTTTGATATTCCAGAGTTCCGTTCTACTTTCCTTGCCATGGCGTCTCTGACGTCCGAGTACATCGGTGAAGGGATACGTCCTACCAACAGTGAGGAAAGTGCAATCAGTGGGAATGGTTCACATACAATGGATATGAATCAAGGAACTCGTAACTCAATTGGACATTCAATTGGTTCTCTTCTGAGGCATCTCAAAGATGTTATGACCAAAAATCTTCAACTTTGGCTTTCCAGTTGCAATGAGGCCAAGCATACTGTACCTGAGCAAACCCAAGTCGAAAACGTGGGTGTGCAGGAACATTCCCATTTTCAAGGAGAAAACGAGAGCAACGAATTGAGAAGGGACGCGATATCAGACCATCAAATACTCCTGCTGCAACAAAGCGAACAATCCTCGGAAAATATCGGAGAAGGCATTCGAACACCTGTGCAGGAGACTCCTCGTCCGGTGTGTGGACACTACCAGCGCCGATGCCTCGTGAGTTTTCCTTGCTGTGGTAAGTTCTATCCTTGTCATCGGTGCCACAACGATTCAAACCAGTGCTTCGAAAACCAAGCCAGAGCCATCAATGCTACCCACATCAGATGCAGCATCTGTTACCATGAGCAAGAG attgatgAAGGAAGCCAAACCTGTGGGGAATGTAATTCTACAATGTCTGAATATTTTTGTGCGATCTGTAAGCATTTCACCTCGATTGAAAAGAGcccatttcattgtcaaaagTGTGGCATATGTAG GATCCACAGCGATAAATCATTTCATTGTGACGTGTGCAACGTATGCTTGGACAAAAGACTTCAGGGTAAACACAAGTGCCGCCCGGACTCTGGCCACGACGAGTGCTGCATTTGTCTAGAG gATGCTTTTAGTGGATGCCAAATTCTTCCTTGCTCTCACAAAGTCCACAAGGATTGTGCCATTGCTATGATACAAAATGGAGT GCGCACATGTCCTGTGTGTCGTTATCCACTTTTTCAGCCTGCCAATAACGACAATGAGTGA
- the LOC138021045 gene encoding uncharacterized protein produces MQNKFQYSKPLFTDLANVEQEESLPLKIFSIPTAAKEKIKQGNEEIEYNSNDVFSTDETPKEVKRNPLHSWTEGSWAFRRSDIEEEIPSLEVRQEAMKRIFQSLEHADGRRSRLDSLRTPEEKVPAISKFHKDQSDEYLGNLHEAVEKKLSENFLRLSSPNMSSGDVLDFCADVKPKTAPSGEQREAGKQYYFPELRNLIEDRIEEAKVETLTNRLERELLRRQHLCNEQALMLQMMMNRIHDLEKRQPKRATTASSNSLLRHSRVNDQGVCCCTSNYVVEKATQTPSDIHDAEGVFVMVARNSGAKAKKVQRKIAYGYPEKVTEEKKVSTFLDRKIVTQHIEFLPPIPDPFARKRPRDAKRPGWHTI; encoded by the coding sequence atgcaaaacaaattccAGTACTCGAAGCCCTTATtcacagatttggccaatgttGAGCAAGAAGAGTCACTTCCCTTAAAGATATTCTCTATTCCAACAGCTGCGAAAGAGAAAATCAAACAAGGAAACGAAGAAATCGAGTATAACAGCAATGATGTTTTTAGCACTGATGAAACACCAAAGGAGGTAAAAAGAAATCCATTGCATTCATGGACTGAAGGTAGCTGGGCTTTCCGTCGAAGTGACATTGAAGAGGAAATTCCATCACTTGAGGTACGTCAAGAAGCCATGAAACGTATTTTTCAATCACTCGAACATGCAGATGGTCGAAGAAGCCGCTTAGATTCTTTACGAACCCCTGAAGAGAAGGTTCCTGCCATTAGCAAATTTCATaaagaccaaagcgatgaataTTTGGGCAATCTTCATGAGGCCGTCGAGAAGAAATTGTCTGAGAACTTTCTACGACTTTCCAGTCCAAATATGTCTTCGGGGGACGTATTGGACTTTTGTGCTGACGTGAAACCTAAGACAGCTCCTTCTGGCGAACAACGCGAAGCTGGGAAGCAATACTATTTTCCTGAACTTCGAAATTTGATCGAAGACAGAATCGAAGAAGCAAAAGTGGAAACGTTAACAAATCGCTTGGAGCGAGAGTTGCTGCGCAGGCAACATCTCTGTAACGAGCAAGCGTTGATGCTGCAAATGATGATGAACCGAATCCATGACCTTGAGAAGCGTCAGCCCAAGAGAGCTACGACGGCTTCTTCTAATAGTTTGCTGAGACATTCTCGAGTGAATGATCAAGGTGTCTGCTGCTGCACCAGTAACTATGTCGTCGAAAAGGCCACACAGACACCAAGTGACATCCACGATGCGGAAGGAGTCTTCGTTATGGTGGCGCGAAATTCCGGAGCTAAAGCCAAAAAGGTGCAGCGAAAGATAGCTTACGGCTACCCTGAAAAAGTCACCGAGGAGAAAAAGGTCTCTACCTTTCTTGATAGAAAAATCGTCACACAGCACATCGAATTCTTACCCCCCATCCCCGATCCATTTGCTAGGAAGCGACCTCGAGATGCCAAAAGACCCGGATGGCATACCATCTAA